A segment of the Candidatus Protochlamydia naegleriophila genome:
GGCGGACACAGACCCAGCCACGCTGTTGTCCGAGTTGAACCGTGCGCGCATAATTGCCATCCCAAATATATTCCACTCCTTTGAGCGAGCGGGCCTTTAAAAATGTTAAAAGAGCCTCCCAATCGAATGGAGGGCGATAGTTAAGCTGAAGGGTTATTGTCTCGGATGGTACTGGCTTTACGAATCGCTGTTTTATCCCTTTGCGAACACGGCTTGGAGGCATACCATATCGCTTGCTAAAGGCATCATTGAATCTTCGCAAACTTGAAAATCCGCTGGAAAAGGCGATTTCAGTAATTGATAGACTCGTTTCCGATAAAAGTTGCTTGGCTAACAATAAGCGACGGGTCAATAGAAGTTCCATGGGGGACACGCCAAATTCTTGCTGTATGATGCGCCGGATGTGACGGGAACTCAAATTGAAGTGGTGGGCAATTTCCTCAAGGCTCTCCTCTTCATCTAGCATCCCCTCTTTGAGGCGATGGATGATTAAATTTGCCAGACGATGGGCGTCATCGACAGGGGCATTTCCAGGCGCCAATTCAGGACGGCACCGTAGACACGGGCGAAAAGAAACCTTTTCAGCCGCCTCGGCGCTCTTAAAAAACCGGCAATTCTCCTCCTTGGGAGTCTTGGCTGGGCAAATCGGACGGCAATAAATGCCCGTCGAGGTCACACCGACATAAAAGACTCCATCGAAGCGAGGGTCGCGTGAACAATAGGCTTTGTAAAAAATCGGATTTGTTGTTTCCATGCATTGATTATACCCCACTAAAATAAAGCAATGCTAGCCATTTTCGGACATGTAACCAAGACTTAGATGTCCGAAAATGGCCAGCGTAAAAACTGACAAGGCAGGTATAGTAGATTAGAAAGCAGGATGGGAGGCTTAACCAGACTTGCTACCTACGGATGGCCAGGGTTGGAATCTGACAACCCTAGGTTTTAACAAGAGAGGAATAACTATGACCGG
Coding sequences within it:
- a CDS encoding AlkA N-terminal domain-containing protein, which gives rise to METTNPIFYKAYCSRDPRFDGVFYVGVTSTGIYCRPICPAKTPKEENCRFFKSAEAAEKVSFRPCLRCRPELAPGNAPVDDAHRLANLIIHRLKEGMLDEEESLEEIAHHFNLSSRHIRRIIQQEFGVSPMELLLTRRLLLAKQLLSETSLSITEIAFSSGFSSLRRFNDAFSKRYGMPPSRVRKGIKQRFVKPVPSETITLQLNYRPPFDWEALLTFLKARSLKGVEYIWDGNYARTVQLGQQRGWVCVRHAPEKNALYVEVSQSLLSVLPALLGRLRNLFDLSARPDSIATQLGQDPLLAEALTKNPGLRVPGAFDGFELAVRAVLGQQITVKAATTFGGRVVKAFGECIETPYPELYRLAPTPQRMASLRVEELTALGIIQARAKTIITLAEEMASNRLKIEAGLHPEETIKQLIALPGIGKWTAHYIAMRALRWPDAFPKEDIVLRKKLGGVSASQAEILSQAWRPWRSYATLYLWLL